From Macadamia integrifolia cultivar HAES 741 unplaced genomic scaffold, SCU_Mint_v3 scaffold837, whole genome shotgun sequence, a single genomic window includes:
- the LOC122070163 gene encoding probable calcium-binding protein CML21 translates to MGGVLGKGESSRKGWIPETKLEAKMVEVMQRRASEGTRMKSFNSIILKFPKIDESLRKCKTIFEQFDTDSSGTIDPEELKHCFHNLEIPFTEEEISDLFEACDINENMGMKFNEFIVLLCLVYLLKEDPAALHAKSQMGLPDLEATFETLVDAFVFLDKNRDGYVSKNEMVQAINETSSGERSSGRIAMKRFEEMDWDRNGMVTFKEFLFAFTSWVGIDDVDEDGAESLN, encoded by the exons ATGGGAGGAGTTCTGGGAAAGGGAGAGTCTTCCAGAAAGGGTTGGATTCCAGAAACAAAGCTTGAAGCCAAAATGGTTGAAGTAATGCAGAGAAGGGCATCTGAAGGAACAAGAATGAAATCATTCAACAGCATAATCCTGAAATTCCCAAAAATTGATGAGAGCTTAAGAAAGTGCAAGACAATTTTTGAGCAATTTG aCACGGATTCAAGCGGCACAATAGATCCAGAAGAGCTGAAACATTGTTTTCATAATCTGGAGATACCTTTCACTGAGGAGGAGATCAGTGATCTCTTTGAAGCATGTGATATCAATGAGAACATGGGTATGAAGTTCAACGAGTTCATTGTTCTTCTCTGCCTCGTCTATCTTCTGAAGGAGGATCCAGCAGCTCTTCATGCT AAATCACAGATGGGATTGCCAGATCTGGAGGCGACGTTTGAAACGTTAGTTGATGCATTTGTTTTCTTGGACAAGAATAGAGATGGCTATGTCAGCAAAAATGAGATGGTGCAGGCCATAAACGAAACTAGTTCAGGGGAACGCTCTTCTGGTCGAATAGCAATGAAGAGATTTG AGGAGATGGACTGGGATAGAAATGGAATGGTGACCTTCAAGGAGTTTCTTTTTGCCTTCACAAGTTGGGTTGGGATCGATGACGTTGATGAAGATGGAGCAGAGAGtttaaattga
- the LOC122070161 gene encoding myb family transcription factor PHL7-like, producing the protein MNQPKAVASSSSSAVRPLLPRQDLVCTSNKAVPSSSSTAVRPLLPRLDLVCTSNKAVPSSSASSVRPLLPRQDLVCTSNSRGSTNTILSSRQRLRWTHELHERFVDAVEKLGGPDRATPKVVLRAMGVLGLTTFHVKSHLQKYRLAAHQPESSADGKKSDKKQAGNATSSSDGSFKVQKSLPRKWKTEEQKQLHDPPEVQSELQMGEAHQGKHQKVTQEHQQPSADLTEAVLKTPVTVDRGPESINIEPSVPFGSPSQDKAVNQCSPAPVSADVSHKSVETEQSVPSSSKPPLQDGSLEECAPDPESDRTEPSTNVPASGSPIRADMPQSGSVAESSSFSQETSVLDTTNCRVGSPVETPEDEKSVKKQRLDEGPAC; encoded by the exons ATGAATCAACCTAAGGCTGTTGCAAGTTCAAGTTCAAGTGCAGTTCGCCCATTACTTCCTCGGCAGGATTTAGTCTGTACTTCTAATAAGGCTGTTCCAAGTTCAAGTTCAACTGCAGTTCGCCCATTACTTCCTCGGCTGGATTTAGTCTGTACTTCTAATAAGGCTGTTCCAAGTTCAAGTGCAAGTTCAGTTCGCCCATTACTTCCTCGGCAGGATTTAGTCTGTACTTCCAATAGCAGAGGGAGCACTAATACTATTCTGAGCTCAAGGCAACGGTTGCGTTGGACACATGAGCTCCATGAACGTTTTGTGGATGCTGTGGAGAAACTTGGCGGGCCAGATA GGGCTACTCCTAAAGTTGTCCTTAGAGCCATGGGCGTACTTGGTTTGACAACATTCCATGTCAAAAGCCATTTACAG AAATATCGGCTTGCAGCACACCAGCCAGAGTCTTCAGCTGATG GTAAAAAATCTGACAAGAAACAAGCAGGCAATGCGACTTCAAGCTCAGATGGTTCCTT CAAGGTACAAAAATCTCTACCGCGTAAGTGGAAAACAGAGGAGCAAAAGCAGCTGCACGACCCACCTGAG GTCCAGAGTGAGTTACAGATGGGGGAAGCACACCAAGGCAAACACCAGAAGGTGACTCAGGAGCATCAGCAGCCCAGTGCAGATTTAACTGAAGCTGTTTTGAAGACCCCTGTTACTGTTGACCGTGGTCCAGAATCCATCAATATTGAACCATCAGTCCCATTTGGGTCACCTTCCCAAGATAAGGCTGTGAATCAATGCTCCCCTGCTCCTGTCTCAGCTGACGTCTCCCACAAATCTGTTGAGACCGAACAATCAGTCCCATCTTCATCGAAGCCCCCTCTCCAAGATGGGTCTCTCGAAGAGTGTGCACCTGACCCAGAATCAGACAGGACTGAACCATCGACTAATGTTCCAGCTTCTGGGTCTCCCATCAGGGCTGACATGCCGCAGAGTGGTTCGGTGGCTGAATCTTCCTCATTTTCCCAAGAAACATCTGTTTTAGATACCACTAATTGTCGTGTTGGATCCCCAGTTGAGACTCCTGAGGATGAGAAGTCTGTGAAGAAGCAGCGATTGGATGAGGGACCAGCATGTTAA